A section of the Clostridium omnivorum genome encodes:
- a CDS encoding YgiQ family radical SAM protein, translating into MKNQINNKFLPISKKDLEDRGIEQLDFVLITGDAYVDHPSFGTAIIGRLLEHEGFSVGIIAQPNWNDVNDFRKLGKPRLGFLINSGNIDSMVNHYTAAKKKRHDDLYSPGGKSGFRPDRALIVYSNRAREAFKDVPIILGGIEASLRRFAHYDYWDNKVRRSILVDSKADLLIYGMGEKPIIEVANLLNYGMSIGHMTNVRGTVYLSKDKENIKDFVEAPSFEEVSSDKLAYAESFKLESYEQDAIRGKALVQKHGDRYVIQNPPQYPLTEEEMDRVYSLPYTRKYHPIYEEQGGIPAINEVKFSITSHRGCFGSCSFCALTFHQGRTIQNRTQDSILEEAELMLIDKDFKGYIHDVGGPTANFRHKSCKLQETKGVCKTRQCLHPTPCKNLIVDHREYLSLLRKLRKLPGVKKVFIRSGIRYDYLIYDKNTEFFEELCKHHISGQLKVAPEHISNKVLAQMGKPSKEVYNRFTKKYFEINNKLGKKQFLVPYLMSSHPGSDLNAAIELALYIKEMGYTPEQVQDFYPTPGSLSTTIYYTGINPFTKEQVYVPVEQKEKSMQRALLQFNVPENYNLVKEALIKAHREDLIGSGSKCLIPFKAPARRYKNNNNKNGDNNKGQKNVKRSK; encoded by the coding sequence ATGAAGAATCAAATTAATAATAAATTTTTGCCTATTTCTAAAAAGGATCTTGAGGATAGAGGCATTGAACAACTAGATTTTGTTTTAATTACTGGAGATGCATATGTTGATCATCCATCCTTTGGAACTGCAATAATTGGAAGACTTTTAGAGCATGAGGGGTTTAGTGTTGGTATTATAGCTCAACCAAATTGGAATGATGTTAACGACTTTAGAAAATTAGGTAAACCTCGTTTAGGCTTTTTAATAAATTCAGGCAATATTGACTCAATGGTAAACCATTATACCGCAGCAAAAAAGAAAAGGCATGATGATCTTTATTCTCCTGGTGGAAAATCTGGTTTTAGACCTGACAGAGCTTTAATAGTGTACTCTAATCGTGCTAGGGAAGCTTTTAAGGATGTACCTATAATACTTGGCGGAATAGAAGCAAGTCTAAGACGATTTGCACACTACGATTACTGGGATAACAAAGTAAGAAGAAGCATACTTGTTGATTCTAAAGCAGATCTATTAATTTACGGAATGGGAGAAAAGCCTATAATTGAAGTAGCTAATCTCCTTAATTATGGAATGAGCATTGGGCACATGACTAATGTTCGCGGAACTGTGTATTTATCTAAGGATAAGGAGAACATAAAGGACTTTGTTGAAGCTCCTTCTTTTGAAGAAGTTTCTTCTGACAAACTAGCTTATGCTGAAAGTTTTAAGCTTGAATCTTATGAGCAGGATGCGATTAGAGGCAAAGCATTAGTTCAAAAACATGGTGATAGATATGTTATTCAAAATCCTCCACAATATCCTTTGACTGAAGAAGAAATGGATAGAGTTTATTCGCTTCCTTACACAAGAAAATATCATCCTATTTATGAAGAACAAGGCGGAATCCCCGCTATAAACGAAGTTAAATTTTCAATTACTAGTCATAGAGGGTGCTTTGGAAGCTGCTCCTTTTGCGCTTTGACATTTCATCAAGGCCGTACAATACAAAATAGAACCCAAGATTCTATACTAGAAGAAGCAGAACTTATGTTAATAGATAAAGATTTTAAAGGCTATATTCATGATGTTGGCGGACCAACTGCAAATTTTAGACATAAATCCTGTAAACTGCAAGAAACAAAAGGAGTATGTAAAACAAGGCAGTGCTTACACCCTACTCCATGCAAAAATCTTATTGTAGATCATAGAGAGTACCTCAGCTTACTTAGAAAGCTGAGAAAGCTACCAGGTGTAAAAAAAGTGTTTATCCGTTCGGGAATTAGATATGATTATTTAATCTATGACAAGAACACCGAATTTTTCGAGGAGTTATGTAAACACCATATAAGCGGACAGCTAAAGGTAGCCCCTGAGCATATTAGTAATAAAGTATTAGCACAGATGGGAAAGCCAAGTAAAGAAGTTTATAATAGGTTTACCAAAAAGTATTTCGAAATAAATAATAAATTGGGTAAAAAGCAATTTCTTGTTCCTTATCTAATGTCAAGTCATCCAGGAAGCGATCTTAATGCTGCAATAGAATTGGCATTATATATTAAAGAAATGGGATACACTCCTGAACAAGTTCAAGACTTTTATCCAACCCCTGGCAGCCTGTCTACTACTATTTACTATACTGGTATAAATCCTTTTACAAAGGAACAGGTATATGTACCAGTAGAGCAAAAGGAAAAAAGTATGCAAAGAGCTTTGTTACAATTTAATGTTCCAGAGAACTACAATCTTGTAAAGGAAGCACTTATTAAAGCTCATAGAGAAGATTTAATTGGATCTGGTTCTAAGTGCCTAATACCATTTAAAGCTCCAGCAAGAAGATACAAAAATAATAATAATAAAAATGGTGATAATAACAAGGGCCAAAAGAATGTAAAAAGAAGTAAATAA
- a CDS encoding DUF3298 and DUF4163 domain-containing protein, which yields MKKFLYLLPIIFLSIIPISPPLNNTSYNDKASIMTTSLSDSSIKFMSKEIQSKDSFLELNLKYPVLSGLENKAKQDQINAVFKNYIDKISNEMKKCSLKNSKNNTENQTPLTPYTATTDFEVKHIGKSIISLYINYYQYTGGAHGMHGKKPFNFDLTSGRQLELKDIFKIGTDYKKLLSVEIEKQMKQKQVHYFDDAAYTIKSLPNTQPFYFTNTGIVIYYGLYEITPYADGPQEFTIPYDYVKDYLIVSP from the coding sequence ATGAAAAAGTTTTTATATTTGCTCCCTATTATTTTTCTAAGTATTATTCCAATATCACCTCCACTAAACAATACAAGTTATAATGATAAAGCTTCAATTATGACAACAAGCTTAAGCGACAGCAGTATTAAATTTATGTCCAAGGAGATACAAAGCAAAGACTCTTTCCTAGAGCTAAACTTAAAATATCCTGTGTTATCTGGTCTCGAGAATAAAGCAAAACAAGATCAAATAAATGCTGTTTTTAAAAATTATATTGATAAAATAAGTAATGAAATGAAAAAATGTTCACTGAAAAATAGTAAAAATAACACTGAAAATCAAACTCCATTAACACCATACACAGCTACTACTGATTTTGAAGTGAAACACATAGGTAAATCAATAATCAGTTTATATATTAACTATTATCAGTACACTGGTGGCGCACATGGCATGCATGGAAAAAAACCATTTAATTTTGATTTAACCTCTGGTAGACAACTTGAATTAAAAGATATATTCAAAATAGGTACTGATTATAAAAAACTCTTAAGTGTAGAAATAGAAAAGCAAATGAAGCAAAAACAAGTACATTATTTTGATGACGCTGCTTATACCATTAAAAGTTTGCCAAATACTCAACCATTCTATTTTACTAATACTGGAATAGTGATTTATTATGGTTTATATGAAATTACTCCTTATGCAGATGGTCCTCAAGAATTTACTATTCCATATGACTATGTGAAAGATTACCTTATTGTATCTCCATAA
- a CDS encoding phosphatase PAP2 family protein has protein sequence MINIRAGEYSRKKVIRENFMAFSLVLTIPLLTTFYILLNNSKRGVYNLVTDIDKAIPFMSIFVIPYILWYAFIILTFLYLCIKDREMYYKTLISYDIGMVVCFIIYFIFQTTVPRPEVAGSDIFSRIVMLIYKYDQPFNCFPSIHVLSCYLMIKAINESKAGNLINRILVFSVASAIILSTLFIKQHVILDAFSAMFISSIVFNFVKKIDLERILGWIKKQYSLLMMKKKLET, from the coding sequence ATGATTAATATAAGAGCTGGAGAATATAGTAGAAAAAAGGTAATAAGAGAGAATTTTATGGCTTTTAGCCTTGTACTAACTATACCACTATTAACTACTTTTTATATTTTGCTAAATAATTCTAAAAGGGGTGTGTATAATTTAGTTACTGACATAGATAAGGCAATACCGTTTATGAGCATATTTGTAATACCGTATATTTTATGGTATGCATTTATAATTTTAACTTTCTTATATCTATGCATTAAAGATAGGGAAATGTATTATAAAACCTTAATAAGCTATGATATAGGTATGGTGGTATGTTTTATAATATACTTTATTTTTCAGACCACTGTACCAAGACCTGAAGTAGCAGGAAGTGATATTTTTTCACGTATAGTAATGCTCATATATAAATATGATCAACCATTTAATTGTTTTCCAAGTATACATGTATTGAGCTGTTATCTTATGATAAAAGCAATAAATGAAAGCAAAGCTGGTAACTTAATTAATAGAATTTTAGTATTTAGTGTAGCTAGTGCTATAATATTATCAACACTATTTATAAAACAACATGTGATTTTAGATGCTTTTAGTGCTATGTTTATTAGTAGTATAGTATTTAATTTTGTAAAGAAAATTGATTTGGAGAGGATTTTGGGATGGATAAAGAAACAGTACTCATTGTTGATGATGAAAAAGAAATTAGAGACTTAG
- a CDS encoding response regulator transcription factor, protein MDKETVLIVDDEKEIRDLVEIYLKNEGYNTLKAETGVDALNILEHTTVDLIVLDIMMPKMDGIQACMKIREEKNMPIIMLSAKSQDMDKINGLITGADDYMTKPFNPLELMARIKSQLRRYKRLNVQHYNDVDVIEVDDLFINIATHEVKIDGIEVKLTPREFDILELLARNRGMVFSIEKIYERVWKEEFLESDNTVMVHIRKIREKIEKDSRKPKYIKTVWGVGYKIEN, encoded by the coding sequence ATGGATAAAGAAACAGTACTCATTGTTGATGATGAAAAAGAAATTAGAGACTTAGTGGAAATCTATTTAAAAAATGAAGGTTATAATACCCTTAAAGCAGAGACTGGAGTTGATGCTTTAAATATATTGGAACACACAACTGTAGATTTAATCGTGCTTGATATAATGATGCCAAAAATGGATGGAATACAAGCATGTATGAAAATAAGAGAAGAAAAAAATATGCCTATAATAATGCTGTCAGCTAAGAGTCAGGATATGGATAAAATAAATGGTTTAATAACTGGAGCAGATGACTATATGACAAAACCCTTCAACCCACTAGAACTTATGGCAAGAATTAAATCTCAACTAAGGAGATATAAGAGATTAAATGTGCAGCATTATAACGATGTGGATGTTATAGAGGTTGATGATCTATTTATTAATATAGCAACTCATGAGGTTAAGATAGATGGTATAGAGGTTAAATTAACTCCTAGAGAATTTGATATATTAGAACTATTAGCTAGGAACAGAGGGATGGTTTTTAGTATTGAAAAAATATATGAAAGGGTATGGAAGGAAGAGTTTTTAGAATCTGATAATACTGTTATGGTACATATCAGAAAGATAAGAGAAAAAATTGAAAAGGATTCTAGAAAACCCAAATATATAAAAACTGTTTGGGGGGTAGGTTATAAAATTGAAAATTAA
- a CDS encoding sensor histidine kinase, which produces MKIKVPRLIRWIFKPIELLLRPLWFMLKPLRKLYNTMMEKVEKSIRAELVYTFVVCLLAAMFIFSISNSYYRRNNKIATIDYQTDMHRIANVAVDIVNSINREKYSINQKEEIEKLIQNKQRNSNEIKIIIVDLDGKAIYKSQNASESQVDMYNLIKNAMEVKQDQPQPYEANENSYETKRKEYVSFYPVNFSDTRAYVIVKGIPQGQIEYNQTGGTSFVAVLIAIASFVFIFLYLTKNKMAYVENIANGLMEISKGNLDYRVERSGEDELASLADNINFMVNELQVQIEAERSAERTKNELITNVSHDLRTPLTSVMGYLGLVKDGKYENEQQMIEYLNIAYNKADKLKVLIEDLFEYTKLTNSGIKLNKEIVDINEFVEQLIEEMVPMAEQNNITMMKEIPNEKVMVNVDVDKCLRVFENLISNAIKYSEKPGDIWVRIIKKENSVLVCVENKGENISKEDLSKIFDRFYRLEKSRSSSTGGSGLGLAIAKNIVELHEGNIWAESKNEIISFYVELNLER; this is translated from the coding sequence TTGAAAATTAAAGTTCCACGATTAATAAGATGGATTTTTAAACCTATAGAACTTTTACTGAGACCTTTATGGTTTATGCTTAAACCTTTAAGAAAATTATATAATACTATGATGGAGAAAGTTGAGAAGAGTATTAGGGCAGAGCTGGTGTATACATTTGTAGTATGCCTATTGGCAGCTATGTTTATTTTTAGTATTAGTAATTCATATTATAGAAGAAATAATAAAATTGCTACAATAGACTATCAAACAGATATGCACCGTATTGCTAATGTTGCTGTTGATATTGTTAATTCAATAAATCGTGAAAAATATTCAATAAATCAAAAAGAAGAAATAGAAAAATTGATTCAAAATAAGCAAAGGAACTCCAATGAGATTAAAATCATCATTGTTGATTTGGATGGAAAAGCTATTTATAAATCACAAAATGCAAGTGAGTCTCAGGTTGATATGTATAACTTAATTAAGAATGCTATGGAAGTAAAGCAAGATCAACCTCAGCCCTATGAGGCTAATGAAAACAGTTATGAAACTAAAAGAAAGGAATATGTTAGCTTTTACCCAGTTAATTTTAGTGATACTAGGGCTTATGTTATTGTCAAAGGAATTCCACAGGGTCAAATTGAATACAATCAGACTGGGGGTACTTCTTTTGTTGCAGTACTTATAGCAATAGCTTCATTTGTTTTTATATTTCTATATTTAACTAAAAATAAAATGGCTTACGTGGAGAATATTGCAAATGGTCTCATGGAGATATCTAAAGGAAATTTAGATTATAGGGTTGAAAGGTCTGGAGAAGATGAATTAGCTTCTTTAGCGGATAATATTAACTTTATGGTAAACGAACTACAGGTTCAAATAGAGGCTGAGAGAAGTGCTGAGAGGACAAAGAATGAACTCATTACAAATGTATCACATGATTTAAGAACTCCTCTTACTTCAGTTATGGGATATTTAGGCCTTGTTAAGGATGGAAAATATGAAAATGAGCAGCAGATGATTGAATATTTAAATATAGCATATAACAAAGCTGATAAACTTAAAGTCTTAATAGAAGACCTGTTTGAATATACGAAACTTACAAATTCAGGAATAAAGTTGAACAAAGAAATTGTAGATATAAATGAATTTGTTGAGCAATTAATTGAGGAAATGGTACCAATGGCTGAACAAAATAATATTACAATGATGAAGGAAATACCAAATGAAAAAGTAATGGTAAACGTAGATGTAGATAAATGCTTAAGAGTGTTCGAAAATCTTATTTCCAATGCTATAAAGTATAGTGAAAAGCCTGGAGATATATGGGTTCGAATAATAAAAAAAGAAAATTCTGTACTAGTATGTGTTGAAAATAAAGGGGAAAACATTTCAAAGGAGGATTTGTCAAAGATATTTGATAGATTCTATAGACTTGAGAAGTCAAGATCTTCATCTACTGGAGGCAGTGGACTTGGACTAGCTATAGCTAAAAACATAGTAGAGTTGCATGAAGGAAATATATGGGCAGAAAGTAAAAATGAGATTATAAGCTTTTATGTAGAATTAAACTTAGAAAGATAA
- the lgt gene encoding prolipoprotein diacylglyceryl transferase: MNPVAFTLFGIQIRWYGILISTGMIIGILLAKKGCDVKKISYDTLIDIILIALPLAIIGARLYYVLFNLDYYFQNAGEILNIRQGGLAIHGGLIFAIGSAYLYCRKKRISFLKYADAAAPSIIIAQALGRWGNFFNQEAHGGPVTKEFISHFPAFIQKGMYIEGTYYHPTFLYESIWNVLVFICLTYVLRKSKKDGTTIFTYVGLYSIGRFFVEGLRTDSLMIGTLRIAQIVSLLGVAIWVVFLYFAYIKKKTILPHKQ; the protein is encoded by the coding sequence ATGAATCCAGTAGCATTTACATTGTTTGGTATTCAAATAAGATGGTATGGAATACTAATTTCTACAGGTATGATTATAGGAATATTACTTGCAAAAAAGGGCTGTGATGTAAAGAAGATTAGTTATGATACTTTAATTGATATAATCTTAATTGCTTTGCCGCTTGCTATCATTGGTGCTAGACTTTATTATGTTTTATTTAATTTAGATTATTATTTTCAGAATGCTGGCGAAATATTAAATATTAGGCAGGGAGGACTTGCTATTCATGGAGGTTTAATTTTTGCTATAGGCTCTGCATATTTGTATTGCAGAAAAAAACGGATAAGTTTTTTAAAATACGCTGATGCTGCAGCACCTTCTATTATAATTGCACAAGCATTAGGAAGGTGGGGAAACTTCTTTAATCAAGAGGCTCATGGAGGACCTGTAACTAAGGAATTTATTAGTCATTTTCCAGCATTTATACAAAAAGGTATGTACATAGAAGGTACTTATTATCATCCAACTTTTTTATATGAATCTATATGGAATGTGTTGGTGTTTATTTGTCTAACCTATGTATTAAGAAAATCTAAGAAGGATGGTACTACAATATTCACATATGTTGGATTATATTCTATAGGAAGATTTTTTGTTGAAGGTTTAAGAACAGATAGCCTAATGATAGGAACACTAAGAATAGCTCAAATAGTAAGCCTCTTAGGAGTGGCTATTTGGGTAGTCTTCTTGTATTTTGCATATATTAAGAAAAAAACTATATTGCCACATAAACAATAA
- a CDS encoding cysteine desulfurase family protein — protein sequence MEVYLDNSATTKPYEEVIEAVASTMSNYYGNPSSIHKLGMQAEKKLNECREVIAKAINCTRDEIIFTSGGSESNNFLIRGFVKPGGNIITTKIEHPSVLNTFKEMEKEGINVLYLDVDCNGRINLEQLENNIDKDTMLVSIMHVNNEIGYIQDIESIGNLIKKKSSRAKFHVDAVQSYGKLRIDVVKSKIDLLSASAHKIHGPRGAGFAYIRKGLVPKPLIIGGGQERTFRSGTENLPAIVGFSKASEIINKNRDKNFEKVKQLKSHFINEIENMEGVKINSPLEDEFLPYILNVSFIAVRAEVLLHLLEEKGIYVSMGSACSSKDTKDSHVLKAIGLKDVELKGTIRFSFSELNTLEEIDYTIENLEKSLKFLRRVAK from the coding sequence ATGGAAGTATACTTGGATAATAGTGCTACAACTAAACCGTATGAAGAGGTTATAGAAGCTGTTGCTAGCACTATGAGTAATTATTATGGCAACCCATCATCTATACATAAATTAGGAATGCAAGCAGAAAAAAAACTCAATGAGTGCAGAGAAGTGATTGCTAAAGCAATAAATTGTACTAGAGATGAAATTATATTTACTTCTGGAGGAAGTGAAAGCAATAACTTTCTAATTAGAGGTTTTGTAAAGCCAGGCGGAAATATTATAACTACTAAAATTGAACATCCTAGTGTACTTAATACATTTAAGGAAATGGAAAAGGAAGGCATTAATGTTTTATATTTGGATGTAGATTGTAATGGCAGAATTAATTTAGAACAGTTAGAAAATAACATAGACAAGGATACTATGCTGGTAAGTATTATGCATGTTAACAATGAAATTGGATATATTCAAGATATTGAGAGCATAGGTAATCTTATAAAGAAAAAGAGTTCTAGGGCTAAATTTCATGTGGATGCTGTACAAAGCTATGGTAAACTTCGTATTGATGTAGTTAAGTCAAAAATAGATTTGCTCTCAGCTAGTGCACACAAAATTCATGGACCAAGAGGAGCGGGATTTGCTTATATTAGAAAAGGACTTGTACCAAAACCGCTTATAATTGGAGGTGGCCAAGAAAGAACATTTAGATCAGGAACTGAGAATTTACCGGCTATTGTTGGCTTTTCAAAGGCTTCTGAAATAATTAATAAGAATAGAGATAAAAACTTTGAAAAGGTTAAACAGTTAAAAAGCCATTTTATTAATGAAATTGAAAATATGGAAGGTGTGAAAATCAATAGTCCCTTAGAAGATGAATTTTTGCCTTATATACTGAATGTTTCTTTCATTGCTGTACGTGCAGAGGTTTTGCTTCATTTATTAGAGGAAAAAGGTATATACGTTTCAATGGGGTCAGCTTGCTCCTCAAAGGACACAAAAGATAGCCATGTTCTTAAGGCAATAGGACTTAAAGATGTAGAGCTTAAGGGAACTATTAGATTTAGTTTTTCAGAATTAAATACACTTGAAGAAATAGATTATACTATTGAAAATCTTGAGAAGAGTTTAAAGTTTTTAAGGAGAGTTGCTAAATGA